One genomic window of Pseudomonas aeruginosa includes the following:
- a CDS encoding IS3 family transposase (programmed frameshift) has protein sequence MTQKKLPVADVAARLGVSTHSLYAWIKRYSKPQEERQQDDDQHAELRRLRAELKRVTEERDNLKKGRRVLCQGVRLRYAFIKQRAGNYSIRRLCLTLKVHPSGYYAWLSEPQSARAKDDQRLLGLIKHSWLESGTVYGYRKIHDDLREVGEVCGRHRVARLMRLEGLRSQTGYRRRPGKYGGKPAVASPNLLKRQFDVVEPNKVWVTDITYIRTYEGWLYLAVVLDLFSRQVVGWSMKAQMTSDLAINALLMAVWRRKPKQEVMVYSDQGSQYSSSDWRSFLKANNLVASMSRRGNCHDNAVAESFFQLLKRERIKRKIYTTREDARSDVFDYIEMFYNSKRRHGFNNQLSPLEFEKRHAMNLQCV, from the exons GTGACCCAAAAGAAGCTGCCTGTCGCTGATGTAGCGGCCCGTCTCGGCGTGTCGACGCATAGCCTCTATGCCTGGATAAAGCGCTACAGCAAACCTCAAGAAGAACGGCAGCAGGACGATGATCAGCACGCTGAACTGCGTCGTCTGCGAGCCGAACTAAAGCGCGTCACTGAAGAGCGAGATA ATCTTAAAAAAGGCCGCCGCGTACTTTGCCAAGGAGTGCGGTTGAGGTACGCCTTTATCAAGCAGCGAGCCGGCAACTATTCCATTCGACGGCTTTGCCTGACGCTGAAGGTCCATCCCAGCGGTTATTACGCCTGGTTGTCTGAGCCGCAATCGGCACGCGCTAAAGACGATCAGCGACTGCTGGGTTTGATCAAGCATTCTTGGCTGGAGAGCGGCACCGTTTATGGCTATCGCAAAATCCATGACGATCTGCGCGAGGTCGGTGAAGTTTGCGGGCGCCATCGTGTGGCAAGGCTGATGCGTCTTGAAGGACTGCGCTCTCAGACAGGTTATCGACGCCGCCCTGGAAAGTACGGCGGTAAGCCAGCGGTCGCCTCGCCCAATTTGCTGAAGCGCCAATTCGATGTAGTGGAACCCAACAAGGTTTGGGTAACCGACATCACCTACATTCGTACGTATGAAGGCTGGTTGTATTTGGCGGTGGTGTTGGATCTTTTTTCTCGTCAGGTCGTTGGCTGGTCAATGAAGGCGCAGATGACCAGTGATTTGGCTATTAATGCGTTGTTGATGGCGGTTTGGAGGCGTAAACCGAAGCAAGAGGTGATGGTTTATTCCGACCAGGGCAGCCAGTACAGCAGCTCCGATTGGCGCAGCTTTTTGAAGGCAAACAATTTGGTTGCCAGCATGAGTCGTCGAGGCAACTGTCATGACAACGCCGTGGCCGAGAGCTTTTTCCAGCTTCTGAAACGAGAACGGATCAAGCGGAAAATTTACACCACGCGGGAAGATGCTCGTAGCGATGTGTTCGATTACATCGAAATGTTCTACAACTCAAAACGCCGACATGGTTTCAACAATCAGCTGTCACCGCTAGAGTTTGAAAAGCGTCATGCAATGAACTTGCAATGTGTCTAG
- a CDS encoding lectin MOA-related protein encodes MQKPEPGQAERAPCETLQEKHETKEEPSIFQSLGIPLILSEPLTLEQLDANRAYLLADSQGRILAAKNGKTESSDWNWAQMVDKEEHGNWIFGVTFSSPPTQESPSTILLGWPYNHVWLHSNGTLPASWQWAFWGGEKYSNSSTPDLRFYLASDNSLTTSDGTMALCEDDGDVYIGSKTSYTPIRFTIHTFFLANPAIFALGQATWPDISFSQVNVQLANYECELVDENKINSIYKNFRSSTSVSYKNDIFECDDFSFAFKAYASLQAYKDSQTLKLQRAYAVGILFGASKTGGDGHAVNFFVNYSGELKIIEPQNGKISDAARWDYTPTFMII; translated from the coding sequence ATGCAAAAGCCAGAGCCAGGTCAGGCAGAGCGAGCTCCATGCGAAACTCTTCAAGAGAAGCATGAAACCAAGGAAGAGCCAAGCATCTTCCAGTCCCTCGGCATACCTCTAATTCTCAGCGAACCGTTGACCCTCGAGCAGTTGGATGCCAACAGAGCATATCTACTCGCTGATTCTCAGGGGCGTATTCTCGCTGCCAAAAATGGAAAGACAGAGTCCAGTGATTGGAATTGGGCGCAGATGGTGGATAAGGAGGAACATGGAAACTGGATATTCGGCGTTACTTTCAGTTCTCCTCCGACCCAAGAAAGCCCGTCGACAATTTTACTAGGCTGGCCATACAATCATGTCTGGCTTCATTCAAATGGTACCTTGCCCGCCAGTTGGCAGTGGGCATTCTGGGGCGGTGAAAAATACTCGAACTCCTCAACCCCAGACCTCAGGTTCTATCTAGCGAGCGATAATTCTCTTACAACGAGCGACGGAACAATGGCTCTGTGCGAAGACGATGGAGACGTCTATATAGGGAGTAAAACAAGTTACACACCTATAAGATTCACGATCCATACTTTCTTCCTTGCCAACCCTGCCATCTTTGCACTAGGCCAGGCTACCTGGCCAGACATAAGCTTTTCGCAGGTGAACGTGCAGCTAGCGAATTATGAATGCGAGCTCGTGGATGAGAATAAAATAAATTCAATATATAAAAATTTCCGCTCATCGACATCTGTTTCGTATAAAAATGATATTTTTGAGTGTGATGACTTTAGCTTTGCCTTCAAAGCCTATGCATCATTGCAGGCATACAAAGACAGTCAGACCTTGAAACTCCAGCGCGCCTATGCAGTCGGCATACTTTTCGGTGCATCCAAGACGGGAGGGGATGGTCATGCAGTCAACTTTTTCGTCAACTACTCTGGAGAGTTGAAGATTATAGAACCACAAAATGGAAAAATTTCGGATGCGGCTAGATGGGATTACACTCCGACGTTCATGATTATCTAG